Genomic DNA from Triticum dicoccoides isolate Atlit2015 ecotype Zavitan chromosome 4B, WEW_v2.0, whole genome shotgun sequence:
cttgacggggaggtagccggcgatgtggcgaagcttctgggcgcagcggcagggcgaggggtggccggtggccgcggtggtgctcgtcagcggcggcgggcgcgttcgaacgcgagagagaaagcgagggagaggagaggagaggaccgggggagagtgagaggggtacggggcATCGCGTGGCGTCGCGTGGAGCATCCGGAGCAACGAGAGGGAGGACAgacaagcagggaggaggtggtggcgcggctgcggcatgccggccacgcaactgctcctactggcaggagcttgaagaagctcctgacagttgggctgggccgcctgctggctgggccggcctgctaggcccCTAGGCTGCACAGGGGCTGCAGGTAAGTCCAAGTAGGTTTTtcccattttgttttcttttctatttttctgacatttgtttgatttaataataatattaaatcattttatttacttatgccaatttttgtaggaactagtggtattattccagagctcctcaacaaatggcataatttttggacatatattatatatataacaaatatatatccaatgcaaatatttatgcattaattccaaatgcccaaaataaatacttatgggctcttaaaaatattggtttgatttttatctctgtccaatattttcagagagaaacatgagcattttcttggacctttttggagcaatttttatctaggtCATTTCTAGAGATGATTCTCAGGGtttcaccaatcctcatttcagaattaaatggaatttaaacatgatgcacacatgactagctagtctaggtcatagcagaactagggatgtgacaacgtggcaaaagcccgttccacattctatcaacagcaggctcgaagatatcaaagcagagaagtacgggccaaaacttataacgttggcgaactagttctacgcctgtcggacaagaaaaaggacaaactaaagcccaaatgggagggtcccttcataatcgaccaagtactgaccggtgGAGTGTACCGTCTAAGAAacacatcggacaaccgactcgagccgaagccatggaacgcagcacacctacgaagattctacgcctagcgccggactccgtgttcgtctccttcctctgtccctttgttatttttatttttcacattagttgtctggcatttctctccttctctctacATTTTTTcttccaagcccttaggggcttgcctgcgcattgttcgcacatacttgacgcgccatccgcgctcatcatacctgggggcttctttatcagaagtttatataaacggtcctcatgcccaaaacatgtgtgacacttccgcatgaaccttttgtacaccattatatgcatcaatatgacttaagttttggcgaagctgggttgcctggctcctgtgcttacccctacgttcctgttcgttcggctaggtggtaaagggagcacctctgcgattgttactgccgggtcagccggatgtgtacctcagactgggtgaagccgaaagctagcgttcttaagagaatattcggtcggtgaactaaaagatgatttttcttgtttatctatctgcccccagatgcttttctgctctttttagcagttcggacatgcactttagggcatgcctcccagggaaaggaacccctaacggaactattctccctggaagatgtttcttactaaccatgtaatataacataactagttgggcacttgtctgctaaagaaattatgacccctacgccttgtctccatgcatgccccggttcttacataatcgagagggtattcggacacactccggactatagggtccagaggtcaaagcgaaaaggtccgcaatgacaaacaatctacaatccggctagaaggcatttttcatgtcattttaaattacagagtcaatccgactcggtatattcttcttcaataccatccaacaggcggtctaatttacagtcatgttgagaatactttgcagccagctctacctggccatatactaagctgacagggatctcctttccgtcaggacccatagggccgacctcggccatgtggttcgggtcagccttcgtgtaccgagtcttcaccatggcccaggcctccctggcaccttgacagcaggccgatatcttccacaaccggaagcgctgccgcactccctccagcttctttgcaagctccccaaggccttctggcatggagagggatggccacatagcctggacaacgccctgcattgcctgccgaactcgttcgtgcagttgcaacagcttgggaagaaggtcccccgttgaaccgggcatttcctctgcaggacaacctatcagcagacctacagacatagctctgtcaattgacttcctcgccgaattcttttttcgaagattcgttcaagcacttactaaaaatgccgcctcGAAGTCGccaattctcctttacggaagcagacaactgaatacgaacatcctttagttcctcgaccAGTTGGCTATTGGTGTCTTGaaatttgttcttctcttgcctcaccctcgtcagcatgctctcgccagcctttagttggcgtaggagttgttgcttgtccggatttactccggccccatctgcactattatcgtcagagttgcacacatgccgcactccaaaatggaattatctttcgaagcgtatattacctgAGGGAGTCCCCTTGGCATTATCTGAAGCGGCCAGTGCAGCCTCGAGTTGGGCATgaactcttcaagctcctgggacacttgtgtgttcttctttgtaagacactacatagatccttaaaacagttatcttcactgtttcaagtctcgggggctactgacatatatagccttcaattttactcacctgtatgtcttttacatactgctctgtggctctggctagacgatTTTGAGTggaacggagatacgcatctcctgtattaaaggcgtccaacgcctctggggaaataagcgtcacgaagaacagtccggcgatgcctgtggttcatggcactgtcCACCTctaaattggtggcagatagcccgtctgcatcctctgtcggaggaacgcctgAGGCGCGCCCCGTGTccacctccgcttccggacccgaccTTGAACCCTGGCCTGTGGATATAGTCcgacgggctctcttctttctaagaaaagcatgagcgttagtatgacttgagggcataaaccctaggcgttaaattcgcacgccgtaccgttgcgccagaatctcgatctggtccacacttctttttggcccgcctggcttcagtggcccttgttggctgcccaccgcgggctcggccttccgcctcaaggatttaccctgcgaaatggaacactattagttcacggcattcaagatagagcatggatggatctccttgaaagtactgggacttcggtctcggttacctttgaggctggaagtagtccgggatagtcggccataatggccactaaggtgttgtccttactcaattgatgaaacacccaatcaattaactccacacataagtccgggtcctcttggtagTCCAGATCAAGGGACCGtttcgggtcctcgggttgtggaggagggctgtttatctccttcacagtctggcgcagctcctgcgttaacattgctagactaattactcaactatgggaattttgaaagcgggtaggcaagtgaaaatgttcgctcacccaacttggaggattgtacatggagaatccgccctccgggttggcacggagtaattcctcctcttctcccttgtacaaagcggataagattcctaTTAAAGTGGCGGCCaaatctggccccttacgaccgcaccaGGTGGTGTCATCCTCCcgtttgaaatcccacatgggaaggcctctgtattgaagcggctgcacccctcgcgtaatgcatatggccatgaccttgatcatggtcagtccggaatgagccaacaaccttatctggctcatcaggtaaaggacgtccctgtcagtttccctctgagggttccgcgggcgccagcttaggcgtttcttcaacggagcattattgaactcagggaggccgatccgtacagggtccggcagggggacgtcatctatatagaaccactctgaaggccagtcctcggacgtcctctttggggtaccggatagatatccggtccgagcgatgcgccatagttcggctctgaccacttgataaatagacccctcctgggaacggggcacgaggcaaaacaacctcttccacaacgcgaaatgggcctcaactcccaagaacagctcacagagggccacgaagcctgcgatgtgcagtatggaggcaggtgtgaggttgtgtagccggaggccgtagaactccagtacccctcagagaaacggatgaattggaaatccaagtcctcttattaagtaagggactaggcacacccgctctcctcgggagggattggggatgctctccgcctgctctccgtcgctataggtggcaatcccggctcgaactgggaccatatatgctggggggaagaaaccccttggactgaagcactactagctcgctatgcgggacggaacaccgcccccaatatCTGGGCCAAGggatggagaggcgagaggaggagctgcaccgaccggccatggtggaatgaatccctgtcgaaggcactctgatgaaagctcgcggagggaagatggtgtgaattggatctaaatccccgtctcttttatgggtggCTCATTAACGCAActgggggggtaaatgaaaaaaaccctggcttttcgcattcgtttgacacgtggaagatggtcattatggggcacagaagcctaggagagcagcacgcactagaagccggacactattcgacaggtacaggggatttggagaagaacccgccttgcaatgccgaagacaaacttgtgCGCCGGacttattgtcattgaagcctggttcgggggctactgagggagtcctggattaaggggtgtccggatggacaaactatgacctttggccggactcccggactatgaagatacaagattgaagactctgtcccgtgtctggatgggactttccttggcgtggaaggcaagcttggcgatacaatatgaagatctctcccattgtaaccgactctgtgtaaccctagccctctccggtgtctatataaaccggagagttttagtccataggacaaacaataatcataccataggctagcttctagggtttagcctctctgatctcttggtagatccactcttgtactacccatatcatcaatattaatcaagcatgagtagggttttacctccatcgagagggcccgaacctgggtaaaaatatcgtgtcccttgtctcctgttaccgtccgcctagacgcacagttcgggaccccctacccgagatccgccggttttgacaccgacagggacgaagtggactcccccggcaagatccttgccggggggctgttttagcaaacccggcaagacccttgccgtggcagctcgccccacacataCGGAGCGAATCACACTTGAGTCcattgcccccatggggcaaggattcgggagacatccccatggtggcatgcagatctttgtgaagacattcaaaatcagatacacactatagaagatgacgacccttggcgggatcccagccaaggaggaccacaaggcccccggcaagacgcttgccggggccccggcaagactcttgccggggctacggcgaggcccttgccaaggCCACCCGtaaggccaccatcaggcccacgccaatccaaacctccaccaccgttcacatgcagctgacgACCCaatcagttgggcaggcacctgcgtggcagcaagcggatcttcgtggagacccaccgctgcgccacctcagcttccttcctgcctacatggcaccacgggcaccgctggccagggcgcgtgtcgacacgaaagggagcagcgacggacgagactgggctctcccccgtccctgataaagcaaggacacctaagcaagacgcattaaatgcaccttgtcatgtaatgcgagggatagactcgtatcactgtaccctttccacctcctgtgtgccactgtggcaacccctttccctataaaaggaggcccaaggcgaccaggagggggattcggctttttggagctcctcacgccccattgctagcccaagaacacagataaacaaaccaccaaggcaggagtagggttttacgcatcctcgcggcccgaacctggataaaagaacccgtgtgctatctgtttgatccgctcttctcacgaccccgcgccccgcaaccgtagtaggaattcttgtgatcccataggtgtcgtcctcgcaccgacaagaaccttctcctcgaggacgcatggaagaccaacaagcatggccttttcccaagcttgTTTAAGCatcatcttgaaaaagttggtgcaggaagcaccgagtcttgtggCAGTGagaacgtcggagcggcgtgcgatttctcccagaggatcattgtccaaggtctcctagccccgacgaggaggagaaccgcctggtgaatccatgggagcagcgacgaacttccttctcttcggggggaggggaattggcgaggaggagataagagcgtagtaaccgcagggcctcgtcccttccaactgtagatcattcCTTAGCAAAGGGGTGAGGATACTATTTACtaatagtactagcattatggaacgttatgggattgcattatactataaataatagcactagtaagaaatttttggcactaggtagtagtttttggcgtggattaggaAATTTTGGgtctgtttttgctattttttgtacactccaactagtgtcaaaaaacgtctgacattatgtgacggaggagtacgtgctcgtactgtagcagtactagtactactttttctcaactagtagtgcgatgtactgtacttctagtctagtttagtatagtgcaccagttttgaactcttgaatctcagggccaaggagctacagttggaagtggagggtactactgttctctagaaccattgtTGTaccatcaatgcagggaaagtacacctgcgtagtggcctagtgggtactctcggtgctctattcagccgctcctctcacgtagctggcctactcagccgctcctctcacgcacacactagcagcctgtttatcagtgacggttactcgcgggggcagaacatttgagttatttgatatagcGATACTAGGATTTTCACttacatttgtggaggtgtaatggatctcatcgaactttgttagtagttccttctttatgaatgagatgaaagcaaagcttttgcctctgtttcaaaaagtaaaacacatcaagaggaatttcttttatagtagaggcgataatggagtgaagtccatgcgtgcaatgccacaagctacagagtagtagtagagcactttacgtacagagccatattgcacagttcccaatgccccgccaggcttttctggctcctcgggcttaattgggaggcgctagtttaaatttaaatatgctactagctgatgaggaagttgcaagcgaggtgcggctagggcgagcacgcgagccacgggatgctgggaaggaaaacccattcacgtggctaggctatccagtgcacccagattgtggtgccgcatgtccatttgacttcaaaactcaaactacccgtgtaaaatattggcttgcagcaaagttactatttaaaaacaAAGGCCGTCAtgcattcggccgggatcgaacccacaaaacgaggtatacactcccgcgaccactagtagtactcgttggagtacaatgcaacctagaatcgccttttgtcgctagtagtacgtacattgttccttacaagaaacccctaataatgcaagaaaccactaaaatgccaagaaactactaccacttgcatacatggcagacttaagataagactatcttatcaaccattgtacatgctcttaccaaccagccctaccaagaaacgactactctacaaagtgtcgttataggcacgtttcaacccatggccctgtttggatacatttgttgtcaatctaaccctgccaaccaaacaccactttggttagagttagttcagggttagaatctaactctaacctctgacagggcccatgtcgcctattaagtcaacgccttctattcgaccgggcatTATGACttctgggacctacatgtcagtctgcacaaaaatccccgagtgacctgctACCTCCGgctcgtccacctagtcatcctcggccatgggacgcagctaccgccgtcgGCAGAAGGCAAGGTCAAAACCGCAGGCGGTGCGGAACCCATGTTGCAGCAGCTCGGATGCCATCTCCGtctagctgcttgtctgcaaggtttgctagctagattggcacgacagcgcggcggcttgctcgcacgcgccgcgctaaggccagccatctggctcgagcgaaggccagcgtggcggcttgctcgctcgtgagtcacgctcgagcCAGCCTGCCAACCAGTGCGGAGGCCAGCACggtgtccggcccgtccggcggagtggcggccaactcgctcatcatcggcgctaccgacgaacacgcatcagtactgtttgaagaaatgttcaggaaaaataatgattttagggggaataacaggatagaaggtcagatgtgggtccctcgtgtcaacggtcaaacaaaatgtgttggtttaagctgccttgtcagcacggacgtgtgggccaaccctgtcataaatgggtttaaacgaacctaatcggtaggagtactaggtagtagtttttggcgtggattaagaaattttgggtatgtttttgctattttttgtacaatagattattcctagggctggttgaaagtggtagttttttgttatatactctacatattgtaagtaggaatgaaagttaagctttggaagccaataagcaaggctagttacatagtgcatatgtgtacatgattgaaagtaaatatcaaccatgagtgactaatatcttgatggaaaactcaaaactatggaatactaggaaaaaaatgcatggttggaaatactagcaatgttcatgtgcgttgcaacgaatcataattagaataatactgatacaaaacactctaattttgatatacatatgtcactatagatatattatgtttcaattagaatatattccttgggctgttttggtgaggtcggggagggaggtggttggttttaagatattaattatggggttttctgcaaattggtagacaagtgggatgttggtgagaaaaggcaataaacttacctcatagtcgttagatgtagatctaatggtcagaaacgacggatggtagacacaccatcatcaccaacttaatcttctgtaggagtactatcaAGATCTGTGCattacacggaacatcaagatgtattttttataaaacacttgttgtgattgacccttgcgggagtaatcccatgtggcaAAACTATTgacatctcgagaaatatgagataaggtgaagaggagtggggtgtggtggtgattggtggtcgaactgagcggaggcatggggattgacgacaccggcagcagccaccaggccagtttgttccagaggcttcctttcttaattgctcaacaatgaggtttgttggagataaggatgaacgagggaaggccttgtctgctaatgtggagaggggtgcgggtatcttttagtttaatttcgatCTGTCaggtatagatcggacggtctatattgcaagatggcacacgtaccatcatcaccaactcggttttttataagagaagaaatataattatggagatacaaacatattatcgatacttgcttctgtAAACTAGCATTTACATTCTATTCAACACCTCGGCATGTGGggtcttagcacaatgacttctcgactgtgtaaaacaaagattttcccatcgccgataaggagggggtgacggcggcgcgctttttggctttctctagtcctactagtcatactaggtggtctaagcacgtgtagatttattctttttcacgtctcgcgtTCGCCatactgccatgactgttgatgaatagacggtaagttattcacggggaaacccttgttgagcgtgtttgcaagagagagagacagtgtgcgtgtgtgatatgttagagactgaggcaatgataacaaattctttgtgtctatgtgtgtggaggatagagagagacatgtacatggggctttgtgttgtgtaacgtggagacacatatacataattagagagtgagtgtgtgagatacacatgcggacatggggagagatgaggatccaaataaatgggtgtttgtgcgtgtctgtgtgtgtttgtggatgcgtttgtgtgtgagagggagtgtgtgtatgtggagtagagagaccactaatgatgtaaacctagtataagggaagggggaatggtgtgacatgtgtagtagcgggatagcatgggtgcaggtggggggagcagactatttggaagatacatcaagtgtgtgtgtgggagaggggtgtgagggcgcgcgcgcgagagagagagaggaagagagggggcgtttgtgtccataaatggcgtatagatagggagacaatgttgatgttgttcgaaattggcctatgtacggagacgtaagggaagcgagtcattgtgtgtgtgatagggacttcatgagagatctagaatagatggtgtggaGAACAatttgcgaaatcgagaacgatgatacattaaggagctatggaaagagtcacgacatatatatatagacacacatacACATCTGGCTATTCTGTTACACGTAACAGAATATttttctgttaccctttttgaactgatgAATTTTACGGGTTAAACTGATGAATTTGAgacggttgaactgatgctttcagctAACAGAACAATAAATCCCCCTCCGCCTCCCGCCGCACCTCCTCGCACGAAGCTTCCGGTGGAGGCCTCTACCAGTTCCGGCGCTCCGGTCTCGTGCGCCGGCACGCAAGGACGTCGCGGTGGCCGAGGCGGCGGGCTGGCGGGTTTGGCTTTTCCCACGCACGCGCACGGTGCGTAATTGCTCGTTCCAGCGACCTCTGCCTCGCCTCTTGCTACTTCTCTAGAAGCTTCGACGAGGTTCTATAGCTCCCCCTGCTGAGCTTCTCGTCTCATTCCAGGTCACTGAGAGCAGCGCGCGCAGCGGAGTGCACTAACTTTTCCAGAATTCCGGGAATCTCACGCACGGGCTAGCCTGGAACTCCGTTTGTTTCCAGGCGATTGGTGGAATTGTTTGGGGAATCCAGTTTCTCTCATGCCCGAATTTTGTTGGTGGAATCGGTTGGCTAGAGGAGCAAGGTAATGCCCCGCCTTCTAGAACCTTCTGGAGCTATCTCGATGTACTGTATGCTAAGCTCCgcatctatgtgtgtgtgtgtgtatgtgggtGCTCGTTCAGGTTAGGGCAGTGACCGGAAGAGAGATTGATCCGGTGATGTCCTTGTCGCAGATGCTCTCCCGGGCAGACCCGATGCAGCCGTCGGGGCCTCGCCGGATTGTGAGGAGGCAGACCGCCATCAACCTCGGCGAgcccatcttcgacattgaggtggTGCCATCGTCGCTCGTGGAGATCGCGCCCATCCTCCGTGTCGCCAACGAGGTCGAGGCGGCCAGCCCCTGTGTCACCTACCTCTGTAAGCTACAATTTCTCTCCTCTGCTTTTTTCAGCACTGCTACATGGACATTGTCAGTCAACACAACACTCTGCTAAACTGTACTGCCTTCTTCTAGCTTGAAAGTTAGCCTATGTTACGAATTGCTTTTTCTATAAAATGAGTGCAGAAACCTAACCATATTTCGTGCCTACTTAATAGTCAATACTAGTCATGTCCATCAGCTTATAGGCCTACAATTGCTCATTTTTTATATAAAGCTCTACAAATCACACACAGCTTCTGCCAAAATTACTGCTAGAAACCCACACTTCTCTTTCCCGAAGCCACACTTCTGAACTTGTGGTACGACAATCTTTGAACTGCTTGAGCGCTGCGGCGTGGGGTTGTTGGGGGTGAACGGCTTGAGAGCTGCGGCGTTGAACGGGCTCTGGTGATCATGGTGAACTACCTGGGGTGGCGTAGGTGAACGGCCTTTGCGCTAAGGCGGCGACATTCCGAGGAATCCGTGGCTCACTAGCCTGTTCGGGTCATTGAGGATCGATGTTTGAACTCTGCATATGTAGAGCATGTATAACGTCCATGTGCAATGATCTGAGCTATTTCACGGCTGGAACAAACAGAATCAATCCTCGTGTAGGTGGTCTCTTGTGATTTTTGAAGAAACAGAACCAGTCGAACTTTAGCTTTCAATAAGTGAATGTCACCTGTAAGTGAATAGATACAGTTTTCTGCATATCTGGCCAGACTGCAAATTTGGACACAGGAAGGCTGGGCCAAAGAACTGACCATGTTGCTTTCTTTATTATAGTTTTTCTGGCAGTTTGGGCCTTTTCTAATTAGTGAAGCTCAACTCGTACTGTGCATGTTATTTATCCCTTTTTTATCTCACAAAAAATTATCCCTTTTTTGTTTTCAAATATAATCTGGCAGCACGTTGTTCTAAATAAAAAAAGTGTTATAATTTGTTTCCCTAATTTTCAACTTTTTTGTGTGGCTGTGGCCGTGGGGTAGGTGTGTGAGAGGGCaacatttttaataaacaatatttttttcgtgAAGTTAAATTTTTTAACATCTTTTCTGAACCTTCAAACTGTTCCACCTAAAGAGTTTGAACGTTTGCTGGAATTGAGCAAAAATCTTTTTTCAAACTTTTCAAACGCTTCAAATGGAATCTTTTTTTATTTTGAACTTACTGGGATTTtgcattaaaatcttttcaaaacACAGAActgatcatttttttaattcaGACTTCTATGTTTCTATTTTTAAACCGGTTTTTCTTGTTTTCAATTTGAACATATCATTGTTTTTAATTCAAAATGTTTTTTTATTTTGAACTGGTCATTGTTTTTTATTTGAACTGATTATTCTCTCTAATTTAAAATGATCATTCTTTTTAATTCGAACTAATCATGGTTTTTAATTCAAATTGATCGTTTCTTTTATTTCAAACTGATCATTGTTTTTTAATTTGTACTGATCAATGTTTTTAATTCAAACCATTTTGTTCATTCTTGCACGCACATCAAACTGTCATGTATACCTTCTTTCAAGAAGTAGCAATTATATCATCAGACAGAAAATTTTCCACATATAATACATGTACAAGAATTACATATACACCGCACAGACTGCACATTTTCATACATGAATGACATAACACGCTCCCTACTGTTCAGGTTGATGCGGAATTTGATGCACCATAGTGTACATGATGCACCTTCCCTACTGTTCAGATTGGGTAAATCGTTTGGTTCCATAACACGCTCATCCACGCAGCGCACGGAGGCAGACACATTGGTCACCTGGAAGGCAGAGCTGGAGCAGCTGCG
This window encodes:
- the LOC119293472 gene encoding uncharacterized protein LOC119293472, with product MSLSQMLSRADPMQPSGPRRIVRRQTAINLGEPIFDIEVVPSSLVEIAPILRVANEVEAASPCVTYLSHGGRHIGHLEGRAGAAAQGGARGDGTPWGPVGWRVAGAGKCGYKWLLREQYVNGSTRMTSMAVASSDGIISKMV